In Deltaproteobacteria bacterium, a single window of DNA contains:
- the narI gene encoding respiratory nitrate reductase subunit gamma has product MDKFLFVYLPYVVITVAIVGTIWRFVTNRYSWSSQSSQFLENGTLFWGSIPWHIGIVLVLLMHIIAIVIPSFIPWWNASPVRLAILEISGLALGFLAGIGIIVFVIRRLSDSRVRAVTSNWDVIVLIVLLIQVGTGILNAIMYKWGSNWYSAAAGPWVRSIIFFSPNELYVSNLPPIVKIHIVNALVFIFLIPFTRFVHFLALIGPFQYIFGGRPYQLVRWYGYRTPRTEPIRQYK; this is encoded by the coding sequence ATGGATAAATTCTTGTTCGTATATCTGCCCTATGTCGTGATAACCGTCGCGATAGTGGGCACGATATGGAGGTTCGTCACGAATCGTTATTCGTGGTCGAGTCAGTCGTCCCAGTTTCTCGAGAACGGGACGCTCTTTTGGGGCTCGATTCCGTGGCATATCGGCATAGTGCTGGTACTTCTCATGCACATCATAGCAATTGTAATCCCGAGCTTCATACCGTGGTGGAACGCATCGCCGGTAAGGCTCGCGATACTCGAGATAAGCGGCTTGGCACTTGGCTTCCTCGCGGGTATCGGTATCATAGTGTTCGTCATCAGGAGGCTTTCGGACAGCCGCGTAAGAGCCGTAACCTCCAACTGGGACGTTATAGTCCTTATCGTTCTTCTCATACAGGTCGGCACAGGCATCCTGAACGCCATCATGTATAAGTGGGGCAGCAACTGGTATTCGGCAGCAGCAGGCCCGTGGGTGAGGTCGATAATATTCTTCTCCCCCAATGAGCTCTATGTGTCGAATCTTCCGCCAATCGTCAAGATACACATCGTAAACGCGCTTGTCTTCATATTCCTTATACCGTTTACGAGGTTCGTGCACTTCCTAGCCCTTATCGGCCCGTTCCAGTATATATTTGGCGGCAGGCCGTATCAGTTGGTAAGGTGGTACGGGTATAGAACCCCGAGAACCGAGCCAATCAGGCAGTACAAGTAA